Below is a window of Sporosarcina ureae DNA.
CTCCATCTGTCCCCGATTCTGCTACCGCCTCTAGTTGTTCATCAGTAAGGTCTTTGGCTGGATCAATTTTAAAGGCATGCCGCCATGTTTTATAGTCCATTTTTATTTCCACCTTCTTTTTTATGTTATTTTTATATAATTTTTAAAAAACCGGTGGGGTTTTATCCCTGGCCGGTTTTTTTAGTTATTTTTTGATTGGTTGTTCGGGAGTTCCGGATAAAGTCGGTCCAGCATGAGGTTGTAACCGCCAGATCCGTAATCTACACAACGGCGTATGCGGGAAATAGTAGCTGTGCTTGCGCCTGTTTCTTGTTGAATATTATCATAAGTTTTTTTAAGTCGAAGTTTATGGGCTACATCCAGTCTTTGTGCCAGTGATTGAACTTCGCTCATTGTGCAGATATCGTCAAAAAACTTGTAACATTCTTCTACATCCCTTAGTTCCAAAATTGCTTGAAACAGCTGATCTATTTGTTCACCACGGAGTTTATTTATTTGCATGTCCTCGCCCTCTCTCTATGTCGATCTTACGGAGTATAAGTGACGGAAGTAGAAGGACCTGATAATGATGGAACGATATGGATCCAAGTTTTCCCCGCCGTTAATTTAACAGGTATGCCTTGTTCCACTGGGGTTAAAAATCCATCTTTATTTTGCCATTCAATCGTTTTAGCGATCCCTTCATGAAACAGCATGGCCTGGCCGCCAGATTCTAAATCAATTGCGAGCCTTCCTTGTTGATCAACTGTTTGATGATCCATTTCCATCACGATGATGTTCGCCAGTTCTACCCGACGTTCATTTAGCTTATCCACTGTATCAATGCCGTTAACAGATCGATAATACCGATTTTCTTCTTCATTATATTGATACGTACTAATATAATTCGGATCTGAACTGTACGATACTTGAACCGTTGATGCCATATCCCCTATTTTATCACTTTCATCGGGATTTAGGAAAGAAAAGGATGGCTGTGCAGTGATCTTTTCAGAAGCATTCTTGAGACGAAATGCTTCTTCAATATGTTCCTTTGAAATATACGAGTTATGTGGAGCCCGACGATCTGCTGAACGTTCAAATAAAGTTCCATCATGATGTATACCGTTTACATGATCGACTACTTGTTCATCGAGTAATTTCTTTGCATCCGGGCTATAGCCATGAGCAATATAGAATGCATCCATACTTTCTGCTAAGTGTACAAAATAATCACGCGCGCTTCGAATAGGGCCCATTTGATCGGGAACTGTACTTTGAAACAGTGCAGCGTATCGCGTAATTTGACCTTCTGCCAAAAATTCATATATTTGATCAGCGTCCGCAAGACCCGACTGCGGGCGTGCAGCAGGAATATTACTAATTGTCGCCAAGACAGGGCGATGATCCATTGCATTCGTGATCACCTCACCTGTAAAAGGTGCTATTTCATTCTGTTTACTTATAGGTTTCTCTTGTTCATCGGGTACAGATTGGTCTTTCGAAGAACAACCACCTAGACATAAAAAGCTAACTGCGGCTACTAAGAGTACCTTTCGTTTATTCCGTATCAATATACGTTCCTACCTTTCTATTTTAGGAATTAACAGTTCATTTTTCAATACATGGACGACGCCAACCGGTGTAATTCGAACGTGTGGTAAGTGAACGGATTGAAGGAATAATAATGTATAGACAGCATCTCCATGGGCATAGCCCCGTTCTCCTAAAGCCTTTTTCATTGCCAACTCTTCTTCTATAATAACTTCCATCGGTTGGCTGGACAATCCGCCAGCAACTGCTAGTGGTAACGTTTCAATAATCTTGCCATTTTCAGCAAGAGCCATACCTCCACCTATTCTCTTCATTTCATTGAATGCTCTCTCCATCTCTTTCCAGTCTTGTCCAATTATTAGTATATCACCCGTATTTGAATAGGAAGATGCAAAACCTTGCAGATTATTCGCGAATCCTTTCAACAAGGTATTGACCCGCCACTTTCCGTTCTTATCTACTAACATCAAATAGCATTCATCACTAGGGATAATAGTGGGACTCGTGAGATCCAAATCACTTTCATAAACTTTCGTAATGACATCATTCACCATTTGAATCCCTAGTGAGGAAGGAAATGAGAAGTCTTCATCTGTCAGTTCATAAGGCAATTCGAATATCGGTAATGCATCCCAATCCACCGCTTCGAATGCAGCAGTAGATTGACTATCACGAAGCATCCACTTCCCCTTTGACAATACATCAGTAGGCACAGGATTATGTTCATTCTCTAAAAAATTCAACGTCGCAAAACGGCCAGTTGCAATTACACTATGCAAGTCCGTAATATCGTAGTACCTCGCCACGTTATAAGATGCCATTTGATACGCATCAATCGGTGGGACTCCAGCATCAAGCGCTATCTGAATGCATTGATCCATGACACCTTCACGATAGAACGAAGGTGTAGAACCGTCTGTCGTCATCATCAAGTGATCGAAAACATCCCATTCTTTTTCTACAATGCCTTTCAATAAATCAGGTAAATCCGGACGAATGGATGAGTAACGTAATGTAGTAGCATATCCTTGTTGTAATCGTCGTTCTACTTCTTCGACGGTCATTGCTTCATGGTCACCATCTGCGCCTAGCAATTTCATACGAGCCAATGTGCGTTCCGATGCACCCGGAAAATGACCTTCCACTTTTTTTCGAAGTCGTTTGGATTTCGCTACAGACCGCATCATACTTTGATCTCCTTGCAATAATCTAGGCCAACCAGTCAGCTCCCCCGTCATCAACACGTCGGGACGCTCCATCCATTGTGCAATATCTTCTGGATTGAAAAGTTCTTTTTCATTTTGCAGAACGGTCTGTGAATCGACACGTGCCCACCAATAAAAAGAGAATGGCAATTCATTCAATTGATCAATGAACGTAAATGCACTTTGCTTATCGAGCATAGTGAAAAGAAGTAAGTTGTCTGATAAAAACGTTGTAGTTCCACGTCGAGATGCGTATTCAGCAAATGTTTCAGGGTTATATAATTGGAAAGGATGGACATGCGGTTCAATATATCCAGGTACTATTTTCTTTTCTGATGCATCAACACATTCCGTTCCTTCGAGCATAGCGGGCATACGCTCTCCAACGTAGACAATGCGATCTCCCTGAATCCAGATGTTCCCTTGCACCCACTTCTTAAATATAGAATGTAAATATGTAGCATTTTCTATTACAATGTCGGGCGCTTCTTGTCCATTAATAATTGCTAGTTGTGACTGTATTTCTTTCGCACTCCACACGTTGCTCACCATCCCTTTAAAATGTTTGTAGTATTCTAGCTGTTGCTTTATAGTACCATAGCCATCCTGCCAGGAATAGATAGGACAGGATAAGGTTGTCCACAACCCGTTTTATGTTAATCCACATAAAAATGCATACTTACACACATTACCAACAACTTACTCACAGCTTTTCCACTTTTAAATAACAGTTCGTGTGAAATACTGTGGATAACTAGTTATTGTTAACATATCAATCTCTTGCATCGAGAAATAGCAACACTTTTTCGGATGATACTTTACTCTTTTATACAAAAAAGACTGTCTTGGAAGTAATACACTACTCCAAGACAGTCCGTTTTCATTACTTATTCAAATGTACGCCATCCGATATCCGTTCGGTGGAAGAATCCATCCCATTGTTGATCTGCAAGACCGTTATAAACTTTTTCCTGAGCTTCTTTTAACGTAGCCGCTTTTGCGGCTACTAGAAGAACACGTCCGCCATTTCCAACAAAGTGGTCGCCTTCTAGCTTAGTTCCTGCGTGGAAAATGTCCAGTCCTTTGTCAGTCAGTATTTCAAGGTTAGGAAGTGTACGACCATTCACTACATCAGAAGGATATCCTTCTGACGCAATGACAACGCCTAACATGGCTTCTTCATGCCACTCAAGATCAAATGATTCTCCAGCCATGAGAGCTTCCATGAATTTACCAAAGTCCGATTTCATGCGCGGCAAGACGACTTGTGTTTCTGGATCGCCAAAGCGGGCATTGAATTCAATAACTTTTGGACCTTGCTCAGTAAGTATTAAACCTGCATAAAGGATTCCTGTAAAAGGAATTCCTTCTTCTGTCATGGCATCGACAGTAGGTACGACTACGCGATCATACGCTTCTTGTACAATTGCATCTGAAATTTGTGGAACTGGAGAATAGGCCCCCATTCCGCCTGTATTCGGACCACGATCTCCGTCATACGCTCGTTTATGATCTTGCGCAATGACCATTGGATAGATTTGTCCGTCATGGACGAACGACATATAAGAGAACTCTTCACCATCGAGGAATTCTTCGACCACTACACGTGAAGACGATTCACCAAACTTTTGATTACCAATCATATCGTCTACTGCATCCAGTGCTTCTTGTAACTCCATTGCGACGATTACGCCTTTTCCGGCTGCCAATCCGTCTGCCTTCACGACAATAGGAGCACCTTGCTCACGAATGAATGTCTTTGCTTCTTCGGCATCCGTAAATGTTCCATAGGCCGCTGTCGGAATATCA
It encodes the following:
- the purD gene encoding phosphoribosylamine--glycine ligase, whose product is MRVLVIGSGGREHAIAKQFNQAPSVSEVFVAPGNDGMQGDATCVQIAATDFEALANFAIEKRVTLTFVGPEQPLAEGIADYFLDKGLTVFGPTKAAARIEGSKSFAKEIMDKYDIPTAAYGTFTDAEEAKTFIREQGAPIVVKADGLAAGKGVIVAMELQEALDAVDDMIGNQKFGESSSRVVVEEFLDGEEFSYMSFVHDGQIYPMVIAQDHKRAYDGDRGPNTGGMGAYSPVPQISDAIVQEAYDRVVVPTVDAMTEEGIPFTGILYAGLILTEQGPKVIEFNARFGDPETQVVLPRMKSDFGKFMEALMAGESFDLEWHEEAMLGVVIASEGYPSDVVNGRTLPNLEILTDKGLDIFHAGTKLEGDHFVGNGGRVLLVAAKAATLKEAQEKVYNGLADQQWDGFFHRTDIGWRTFE
- a CDS encoding DUF3048 domain-containing protein yields the protein MIRNKRKVLLVAAVSFLCLGGCSSKDQSVPDEQEKPISKQNEIAPFTGEVITNAMDHRPVLATISNIPAARPQSGLADADQIYEFLAEGQITRYAALFQSTVPDQMGPIRSARDYFVHLAESMDAFYIAHGYSPDAKKLLDEQVVDHVNGIHHDGTLFERSADRRAPHNSYISKEHIEEAFRLKNASEKITAQPSFSFLNPDESDKIGDMASTVQVSYSSDPNYISTYQYNEEENRYYRSVNGIDTVDKLNERRVELANIIVMEMDHQTVDQQGRLAIDLESGGQAMLFHEGIAKTIEWQNKDGFLTPVEQGIPVKLTAGKTWIHIVPSLSGPSTSVTYTP
- a CDS encoding YerC/YecD family TrpR-related protein, yielding MQINKLRGEQIDQLFQAILELRDVEECYKFFDDICTMSEVQSLAQRLDVAHKLRLKKTYDNIQQETGASTATISRIRRCVDYGSGGYNLMLDRLYPELPNNQSKNN
- a CDS encoding adenine deaminase C-terminal domain-containing protein — translated: MVSNVWSAKEIQSQLAIINGQEAPDIVIENATYLHSIFKKWVQGNIWIQGDRIVYVGERMPAMLEGTECVDASEKKIVPGYIEPHVHPFQLYNPETFAEYASRRGTTTFLSDNLLLFTMLDKQSAFTFIDQLNELPFSFYWWARVDSQTVLQNEKELFNPEDIAQWMERPDVLMTGELTGWPRLLQGDQSMMRSVAKSKRLRKKVEGHFPGASERTLARMKLLGADGDHEAMTVEEVERRLQQGYATTLRYSSIRPDLPDLLKGIVEKEWDVFDHLMMTTDGSTPSFYREGVMDQCIQIALDAGVPPIDAYQMASYNVARYYDITDLHSVIATGRFATLNFLENEHNPVPTDVLSKGKWMLRDSQSTAAFEAVDWDALPIFELPYELTDEDFSFPSSLGIQMVNDVITKVYESDLDLTSPTIIPSDECYLMLVDKNGKWRVNTLLKGFANNLQGFASSYSNTGDILIIGQDWKEMERAFNEMKRIGGGMALAENGKIIETLPLAVAGGLSSQPMEVIIEEELAMKKALGERGYAHGDAVYTLLFLQSVHLPHVRITPVGVVHVLKNELLIPKIER